Below is a genomic region from Ammonifex degensii KC4.
CCGATTATGGTAGTGGGAATCAGGGTGACGCAGGCGGTATTGAGGGCCAGGAAGGTGCACATGGCGGGAGTAGCCTCCTCCGGCCGCGGGTTTAGCTTCTGCATCTCCCGCATGGCCAGCAGGCCCGCCGGCGTAGCCGCGTTTCCCAGGCCCAAGAGGTTAGCGCTCAGGTTAAGAATTATGGCGCCCATGGCGGGGTGCTGGGGAGGAATGGAGGGAAAAAGGAAACGCAGGAAGGGCTTTAAAAGTCGGGCCAGGAAGGCCACAATACCCGCTGCCTCCGCTACCCGCATGACCCCCAGCCAAAAGGTTATGATGGCAATAAGGCCAAGGGAGGTTTCCACCGCCACTTTAGCCCCGTCCAGAATGGCGGTGGTTATGACCCCCGTCTTTCCCTGAACCATCGCCACGAGAATGCCGGAAACTACAAGCAGAAACCAGAACCAGTTGACCAAGCCGAACTCCCCTCCCCTTCTACTCCCAGGTTATGCGATCAAGGGAGGGGTTTAGAAGTCTCAGCTCGGGTTGACTTCTGGCTGCAGCCGCTGCCGGTCCCGGTCGCGGCGGCGCACTTCCTCAATCTTCTCCAGCACCTGGGGAGCCAAGTCCACCAGACGCTCGGCCAAATGATTACCTTCTACGGGCAAAAGGCGCACATTATTCCCGTTTACCACCAGGAAGCCCACCGGCTGGACCGAAACCCCGGCGCCGCTACCACCGCCGAAAGGCAAATCTCCGCCGTATTCCGCGTGCCGACGCTCAGGAGTGAAGGCGCTTCCGCCGGCGGCAAAACCGCAGGCTACGCGCGACACGGGTATGATCACCGTCCCGTCGGGGGTTTCCACCGGGTCGCCTACTACTGTGTTCACTTCAATCATGCTCCTCAGGTTCTCCATGGCGGTGCGCATAAGGCCCTCAATCGGGTGCTCCACCTTTCCCTCACCTCGGTAAAGGAAGCGTTGGCGTTATTAATATGACTCCGGTGGCGAAAGGGTATGCGTCGAACTCAGCAGGTGAGGTGAAGGGCGGCTACTACCCGCTTACCCTGGGCTAAAAGCTCGTTGTACTTGCGGCAAGCTTCGGCCGTAGGGAGGGCGATAAGATCGATGCCATGCTCAGCCAGGGACTTCTTTACCTCCGGCAATACCCGGACTACACCGTAGGCCCCGGTGCCGATGACCAGAACTTCGGGATGGGCCTTGAGTGCCTCAGCGAGGTCGGCTAAAACCACTTCGTGTCCCCGCTGGCGCCACCAGGAAAGCACGCGGTCGGGAAGGATGAGAACGTCTTGGTGGTAAGTCTTGCCTTCAACGATTACTTCCCCGAAGTTATACCTATCTACGCGCATCCCTCCCTCCCCCTTGGCGGAGACGTAGGAGCCACCACAAAAGCCTGAGTCCTTTAAGTAGTGGCAGACTGGCCGTGAGCTCGAAGCGCGTGGACCAGGTGCGAGCCAAGAAATCAGGAACTACTACCGTTTCGCAGTTAGGCTTTCCCGGCCGGAGGAAGTAGTTTAATAGAAAGCTCTGTCCCGCCCATAGAAGGCCGGCTAGCCAGCTGGTGCTTGCTGCCTCCCCCGTCCCCACGGAGGTATGCCAGAGGCACTTTTCTACCTGCAGTTCCGGCAAAAGCTTCTTTACAAGGCGAAGCCACTTTATAAAAAGCCTCCAGCTGCCCAGAGTAAAGCCTTCGGATTTTCTCTCCCCGACAGGGAAAGTAAAGCGGTAAAGCTTTATGCCTGCCGGGGCCTTCACGGTCAGGTTGAAATACGACCGTTCCTTCCCCTCGCAGAAGTCCAGCTGGAGGCGAAGACGACCTTTCAAAGAAAGGGCGACTGCCGCCGTTACCAAAACCAAAAGCCAAAGCTTGAGCAAAGGACTTCCCCTCAAGCTTAGAGGTTAAGCGCCTCCCGCACCCGCGCCAAAGTGGCGTTGGCCACCGCCCTGGCCTTCTCTTTTCCTTCTTCCAAAACCTCCCGGAGGTAATCCGGCCGGGCCAGGATTTCTGCCCGCTTCTCTCTGATGGGAGCAAGGCGCCTATCCAGAACCGCCGCCAGGTCCTTTTTGCAGGCCACGCAGCCTATCTCGCCCCGGCGACAAGCAGTTTCAATATCCTTGGCCCTCTCCGGCTGGTAGATTCGGTGGTACTGGAACACCGTGCAGACCTCCGGGTGCCCCGGGTCGTGCTTGTGGATACGGGCCGGGTCGGTGACCATCCGGTTCACCAGTTCAGCCAACTCCTCAGTGGAAGCGGTAAGCGGGATCACATTGCGGTAACTTTTGCTCATCTTTTGCCCGTCAATCCCCGGCACCAGCTTCACCTCGGCCAGTATACCCTGGGGTTCCGGGAAAATGGGGGCGTAGAGGTAGTTGAAGCGCCGGGCTATCTCCCGGCAGAGTTCTATGTGCGGCAGTTGATCCTCCCCTACCGGAACCCCTTCGGCCAGGTAGATCAGGATGTCCGCCGCCTGCAAAAGCGGGTAGCCCAGGAAGCCGTAAGTAGTAATATCCTTCCCCAGAGCCTTGAGTTTACGCACCTGGTCCTTGTAAGTGGGCACCCGCTCCAGCCAGGAAAGGGGGGTAAACATGGAGAAAATGAGGTGTAGCTCGGCATGGGCGGGCACCTGCGACTGGACGAAGATGACGCTCTTTTCCGGGTCAAGCCCTACCGCCAGCCAGTCGGCCACCATGGCGTAAGTGTACTCTTTAATGCTCCGGGGGTTTTCGTACTCGGTGGTTAGAGCGTGCCAGTCGGCCACGAAAAAGAAGCACTCGTGCTCTTTTTGCAGTTCCAGCCAGTTTTCCAGCACGCATAAGTGTCCCAAGTGCAGGTAACCGGTAGGACGCATGCCGCTTAGGATTCGCAACTCTCCTTAGCACCTCCGTCAAAAGCCGCTTATGGCTTGGGCTAGGCGGACAAAAAGATGGAGTACGGGTCTCACCATTATCTCCAGGTAAAGAGAAATCACGCCGGTTAAGATGAGCAGAAGCAAGATTATAACGCCGTACTGCTCATAGCGCAAAAGCCAGTTCATCTCCGTCGGCACGAGGCTTATTAGTACCTTGGAGCCGTCCAACGGCGGAACGGGCAGGAGGTTGAAAAGGGCCAAAACCACATTTATGGTGACTATTCCCTGCAGGACCAGCCCCAGAGGGTCGGTCTTCACTCCCCACAGTCCCCAGACCAGAGCCCCGAAGAAGGCGACCACCAGATTGGCCGCCGGGCCGGCCAAAGAGACCCAGAACATACCCCAGCGCATACTGCCCCGGAAATAGTAGGGATTTACCGGCACTGGCTTGGCCCAGCCAAACCCGGCCAGGAAGAGCAAGATCAACCCTATGGGATCAATGTGGGTCAGGGGATTCAGGGTAAGCCGGCCGGAGGCCCTGGGGGTAGGGTCTCCCAGAGCATCGGCTACCTTACCGTGAGCATACTCGTGCACGCTCAAGCCCAGCATGATTCCCGGAACGAGGGAGAGCATGTAGTGAAAGCTCGGAAGCGTGAACAACTTATTCGGCCCCTTTCCTACGAAGTCACATCCAGCACCCGCTTGAGCCAGCGACTCTCTGTTGGCAGGAGGTCGCCGGAAGGGTACCGCAAGAACGCCTTTATTTTATCGGTTAGTTCGGCCTCGAGGGCGTATCGCCGGCAAAATTCGGCGGCTTTCTCCTCTCCAGCCAGGTAGCAAAAGGCCAGAAGAAAGCAGAGCCACTTCTTCTTGCTTCCGGATTCTGCCAATTCCCGCTCCAGCGCCACTGCCAAGGAACTTGCCCGGCCGTAGTCCAGCCCGGGGAAGAGCCGGGGCCAGACCCCCATCTCGGCCAGCCGACTCAGGAAGAGGGGTACATTGGGCCCTTCAAGCCCCAGTTTGATTTCCTCCCACAACTTCTCGCCCGGCACCTGCTCGAGCTTCCCTTCCCGCAGAGCCTCGCGCAAGAAGCGGGCGGTTTCCCTCTCGATGAGGAAGTTGAGTTCGGCCGCCAGGCGCAGGATGCGCAAGATGCGCAGCGGGTTTTCCCGGAAGCTGTAGCTGTGTAAAACGCGCAGGAGACCGTTTTTTAAGTCATTTTGCCCACCGAAGAAATCTATCAACACCCCGAAGCGGTGGGGTGTAAGGGCTATGGCTAAGGCGTCGATGGTGAAATCTTGCTGGTAAAGCTCTTGGCGCAGGAGGGAGTTGGGTAAGGGATTTCCGGTGGCGTCGTACTCCAGGAAGGAGGGCTTGAGCTGCCGGAGGTAAAAGCAGAAGCGCTCTTCCAGGCAAAGTCTGCCATCTTCCACTTGAGCCGACTTGCCCAGCTCCTCGTAGAGCTTTTCCACCTCGCCGTCGGCGGCCAAGTGGTAAACCAGCCGTTCCCTCCCCAACAGAAGATCGCGCACACTCTCCCCGACGAGATAAATTTCCATCCCTGCTTTTTCGGCCAATCTCCCTGCTTCCTCCAAGAAGCAAAGCACGGCCGGGGGGAGGTGCTTGCGCAGCACGGTGCGCGCGTCCCAGCGCTGGCCCAGCGGGGAAAGGGGGAGAAAGAGGTAAGAGAAAGCGGGCCGGAAGTCCCGGTGCAGCGTTTTAAGAATATCCGTCCGGGAAACGATCCCGACCAACCTGTCCCCTTCCACTACCGGCAAACGCCCGATATCGTGCTGCACCAGCAGCGCCTGGGCCTCGCGCACGGGAACCTGGGGAGAAACGGTAACCACCTGGCGACTCATGTAGCCTTTGACTGGGGCGTGCTCTAGGCCGCTTAGTTTCGCCTTCTCCACGTCCCGCCGGGAGATGATCCCTACCAGTCTCCCTCCTTCCACCACCGGCAGGCCACTATGTCCGTAGCGTAGCATTATCTGCCCCGCCTCGGCCACTGAGGTTTCCGGCGTGACTGTCTTCACCGGGGAAGTCATTATCTCCCCCACGGTAAGAGGTGGCCGCAACTGCTGGTTAAGCCATGCCAGAAGTTTGAGCTTTATTTCCTCAGGATCCGCCCCCTTAATAGCGGCCGAAGCGGCCTGGGCGTGCCCACCTCCGCCCAGAGAACGGAGGATCTCCCCCACGTCGATCTCCGGTGAAGCCGCCCTCCCCACCACGTAGACCCGGTCTTCCATTTCCACTATCACGAAGGCCACATCTGGGCGCTCTATCTCGGCCAGGCGGTGCGTGAGCAAAGCTAAACCCTCGATGAATTCCCCCACTTTGGCCTTGGAAAGCAGCACCTTGAGACCGTTGATGGAGTGTCTTTCGGCGTTGAGCAGGAGGGCCTTAAAGAGGCGCTTCTGCTCTTCGGTTAGAGGGCGTCCCAGAAAGTTGGCCACTATGCCCAGGTTCCCTCCCTTTTCCAGCAGGAAGGTCACCGCACGCAGGTCCCGGACAGTGGTGCAGGGGAAGAGCAGGCTTCCCGTGTCCTCATAAATCCCCAGCAGGAGCACCGTGGCCTCAAAAGGAGAAAGGGGTATCTTTTCCCTTTCTATTTCCTCCACCAGCAGGGTGGTAGCCGCCCCCACCATGGCCACCACCTCTTTAGACCCTCGGACATCTCCCTCTGCGGCCGGATGGTGGTCGTAGATGTGGATCTCCAGCCCTGGGGAGTTAAAAAGCTTGGCCAAAGAGCCTAGACGGCGGGCGTTGCGGGTATCTACCAGGATGAGACGCCGCACCTCACCAAACTTCAGCCCCCGCGCTTCTTCTATCCCCAGGGCATCCTTGTGCAGGGCCAGGAAAGCCTCCACTCCCGGCGCGGCCTTGCCGGGAAGCACCATCCGAGCACCGGGGTAGAGCTTGCTGGCCGCCACCATGGCCGCCAGACCGTCAAAATCGGTCATCTGGTGGGTGGTAATTACTTCCATAGGCGCTCCGGCACGCGGTCGTGGCTTATGAGATCCTCCAGGGTCTCGCGCGCCACGATGAGATCCACCTCTCCTCCTCGCACCAGTACCATAGCGGGCCGAGGGAGGCGATTGTAGTTCATGGACATGGAGTAGTTATAAGCGCCGGTGGCGAAGACGGCCAGGATGT
It encodes:
- a CDS encoding nucleoside recognition domain-containing protein — encoded protein: MVNWFWFLLVVSGILVAMVQGKTGVITTAILDGAKVAVETSLGLIAIITFWLGVMRVAEAAGIVAFLARLLKPFLRFLFPSIPPQHPAMGAIILNLSANLLGLGNAATPAGLLAMREMQKLNPRPEEATPAMCTFLALNTACVTLIPTTIIGVRALYGSQEPAAIIGTTVLATACGTIVAVVTDALFRRFYRQR
- the ytfJ gene encoding GerW family sporulation protein, whose amino-acid sequence is MEHPIEGLMRTAMENLRSMIEVNTVVGDPVETPDGTVIIPVSRVACGFAAGGSAFTPERRHAEYGGDLPFGGGSGAGVSVQPVGFLVVNGNNVRLLPVEGNHLAERLVDLAPQVLEKIEEVRRRDRDRQRLQPEVNPS
- a CDS encoding Mth938-like domain-containing protein, whose protein sequence is MRVDRYNFGEVIVEGKTYHQDVLILPDRVLSWWRQRGHEVVLADLAEALKAHPEVLVIGTGAYGVVRVLPEVKKSLAEHGIDLIALPTAEACRKYNELLAQGKRVVAALHLTC
- a CDS encoding DUF2953 domain-containing protein — its product is MLKLWLLVLVTAAVALSLKGRLRLQLDFCEGKERSYFNLTVKAPAGIKLYRFTFPVGERKSEGFTLGSWRLFIKWLRLVKKLLPELQVEKCLWHTSVGTGEAASTSWLAGLLWAGQSFLLNYFLRPGKPNCETVVVPDFLARTWSTRFELTASLPLLKGLRLLWWLLRLRQGGGRDARR
- the trpS gene encoding tryptophan--tRNA ligase, producing MRILSGMRPTGYLHLGHLCVLENWLELQKEHECFFFVADWHALTTEYENPRSIKEYTYAMVADWLAVGLDPEKSVIFVQSQVPAHAELHLIFSMFTPLSWLERVPTYKDQVRKLKALGKDITTYGFLGYPLLQAADILIYLAEGVPVGEDQLPHIELCREIARRFNYLYAPIFPEPQGILAEVKLVPGIDGQKMSKSYRNVIPLTASTEELAELVNRMVTDPARIHKHDPGHPEVCTVFQYHRIYQPERAKDIETACRRGEIGCVACKKDLAAVLDRRLAPIREKRAEILARPDYLREVLEEGKEKARAVANATLARVREALNL
- a CDS encoding site-2 protease family protein; this encodes MLSLVPGIMLGLSVHEYAHGKVADALGDPTPRASGRLTLNPLTHIDPIGLILLFLAGFGWAKPVPVNPYYFRGSMRWGMFWVSLAGPAANLVVAFFGALVWGLWGVKTDPLGLVLQGIVTINVVLALFNLLPVPPLDGSKVLISLVPTEMNWLLRYEQYGVIILLLLILTGVISLYLEIMVRPVLHLFVRLAQAISGF
- a CDS encoding CBS domain-containing protein, whose amino-acid sequence is MEVITTHQMTDFDGLAAMVAASKLYPGARMVLPGKAAPGVEAFLALHKDALGIEEARGLKFGEVRRLILVDTRNARRLGSLAKLFNSPGLEIHIYDHHPAAEGDVRGSKEVVAMVGAATTLLVEEIEREKIPLSPFEATVLLLGIYEDTGSLLFPCTTVRDLRAVTFLLEKGGNLGIVANFLGRPLTEEQKRLFKALLLNAERHSINGLKVLLSKAKVGEFIEGLALLTHRLAEIERPDVAFVIVEMEDRVYVVGRAASPEIDVGEILRSLGGGGHAQAASAAIKGADPEEIKLKLLAWLNQQLRPPLTVGEIMTSPVKTVTPETSVAEAGQIMLRYGHSGLPVVEGGRLVGIISRRDVEKAKLSGLEHAPVKGYMSRQVVTVSPQVPVREAQALLVQHDIGRLPVVEGDRLVGIVSRTDILKTLHRDFRPAFSYLFLPLSPLGQRWDARTVLRKHLPPAVLCFLEEAGRLAEKAGMEIYLVGESVRDLLLGRERLVYHLAADGEVEKLYEELGKSAQVEDGRLCLEERFCFYLRQLKPSFLEYDATGNPLPNSLLRQELYQQDFTIDALAIALTPHRFGVLIDFFGGQNDLKNGLLRVLHSYSFRENPLRILRILRLAAELNFLIERETARFLREALREGKLEQVPGEKLWEEIKLGLEGPNVPLFLSRLAEMGVWPRLFPGLDYGRASSLAVALERELAESGSKKKWLCFLLAFCYLAGEEKAAEFCRRYALEAELTDKIKAFLRYPSGDLLPTESRWLKRVLDVTS